One Peterkaempfera bronchialis DNA window includes the following coding sequences:
- the mmuM gene encoding homocysteine S-methyltransferase has translation MAPSPHPAAPALADALAAGPVVLDGGLSNQLEAAGHDLSDALWSARLLEDRPEAITEAHLAYFTAGADVVITSSYQATFEGFARRGIGRAAAARLLRRSVELGREAVRRAREQGARRPLWVAASVGPYGAMLADGSEYRGRYGLTVAELERFHRPRLEVLAGAGPDVLALETVPDADEGRALLRAVRGLGVPVWLSYSVAGGRTRAGQPLEEAFGLAAEADEVVAVGVNCCAPEDADAAVEVAARTTGKPVVVYPNSGEAWDAGARAWRGRSTFGPERVAAWTGAGARLVGGCCRVGPTEIARLASVLAPGGGGPLPHAAF, from the coding sequence CCCCCTCCCCGCACCCCGCCGCTCCCGCACTCGCCGACGCGCTGGCCGCCGGTCCGGTGGTGCTGGACGGCGGGCTCTCCAACCAGTTGGAGGCCGCCGGGCATGACCTGTCGGACGCGCTCTGGTCGGCGCGGCTGCTGGAGGACCGGCCGGAGGCGATCACCGAGGCGCATCTCGCGTACTTCACGGCGGGCGCCGATGTGGTGATCACCTCCAGCTACCAGGCGACCTTCGAGGGGTTCGCCCGGCGCGGCATCGGCCGGGCCGCAGCCGCCCGGCTGCTGCGGCGCAGCGTGGAGCTGGGCCGGGAGGCGGTGCGGCGGGCTCGCGAGCAGGGGGCCCGGCGGCCGCTCTGGGTGGCGGCGTCGGTGGGCCCGTACGGGGCGATGCTGGCGGACGGCTCGGAGTACCGGGGCCGGTATGGGCTGACGGTGGCCGAGTTGGAGCGGTTCCACCGGCCGAGGTTGGAGGTGCTGGCCGGGGCGGGCCCGGATGTGCTGGCGCTGGAGACGGTGCCGGACGCGGACGAGGGGCGGGCGCTGCTGCGGGCGGTCCGGGGCCTGGGGGTGCCGGTCTGGTTGTCGTACAGCGTGGCGGGCGGGCGGACCCGGGCCGGGCAGCCGCTGGAGGAGGCGTTCGGCCTTGCGGCGGAGGCCGACGAGGTGGTGGCGGTCGGGGTGAACTGCTGCGCGCCGGAGGACGCGGACGCGGCGGTGGAGGTCGCGGCGCGTACGACGGGGAAGCCGGTGGTGGTGTACCCCAACAGCGGTGAGGCGTGGGATGCCGGTGCGCGGGCCTGGCGGGGGCGGTCGACCTTCGGGCCGGAGCGGGTCGCGGCGTGGACGGGGGCGGGCGCGCGGCTGGTGGGCGGCTGCTGCCGGGTGGGGCCGACGGAGATCGCCCGGCTGGCGTCGGTGCTGGCGCCGGGCGGTGGCGGCCCGCTCCCCCACGCCGCTTTCTGA
- a CDS encoding 5-oxoprolinase subunit B family protein, whose amino-acid sequence MGRRALLVEVASTERVEAWHAELLRRRAAGLLPAEVEIVPAARTVLLDGLDRPDALAAEMRGWRVPAVGGGEGPLVEVAVVYDGADLEEVAALWGVTGAEAVRLHSAIEYRVGFCGFAPGFAYLTGLPERLAVPRRDTPRTRVPAGSVAVAGPYTGVYPQPSPGGWQLLGRTDLRLWDPAREPAALLAPGTRVRFRPVAAEGGA is encoded by the coding sequence ATGGGGCGGCGGGCGCTGCTGGTGGAGGTGGCCTCGACCGAGCGGGTGGAAGCCTGGCATGCGGAGCTGCTGCGGCGGCGCGCGGCGGGGCTGCTGCCGGCCGAGGTCGAGATCGTGCCGGCGGCGCGCACGGTGCTCCTGGACGGTCTGGACCGGCCGGATGCGCTGGCGGCCGAGATGCGCGGCTGGCGGGTGCCTGCGGTCGGGGGCGGCGAGGGGCCGCTGGTGGAGGTGGCGGTGGTGTACGACGGCGCGGACCTGGAGGAGGTGGCGGCGCTGTGGGGGGTGACCGGGGCCGAGGCGGTGCGGCTGCACTCGGCGATCGAGTACCGGGTGGGATTCTGCGGGTTCGCGCCCGGCTTCGCGTATCTGACGGGCCTTCCGGAGCGGCTGGCGGTACCGCGCCGGGACACCCCCCGGACCAGGGTGCCGGCCGGTTCGGTGGCGGTGGCGGGTCCGTACACGGGGGTGTATCCGCAGCCCTCCCCCGGCGGCTGGCAGTTGCTGGGCCGCACCGACCTGCGGCTCTGGGACCCCGCGCGGGAGCCTGCCGCACTGCTGGCGCCGGGGACGCGGGTGCGGTTCCGGCCGGTCGCGGCGGAGGGAGGCGCATGA
- a CDS encoding transcriptional regulator → MGWWLVNADTLAGGRFVLSALAETTASLKTLERGTAAHPGERTWLDVHLPAYRARLADDPVTALLVRVGLGRAWNADFLTPTATGEGEQEFGDEVARIRATPAEAAKADLAVSLGGPLPALLHGSDLPERAADLMEWVWTETVLPYWPRRRRIIEADVVARTGQLSRGGWSAALDHLRPGMRWLGEGRLQINAHDYPPREISGAQLLFVPVTPRQGWVSWEDPPAAQHRYAVVYPCSGALAEPDPAPVPEPLGRLLGPARAGVLVLLGTPKSTTQLVALTGQGLGSVGRHLRVLFDARLVGRRRVGRSVLYYRTAAGDALLEAQQ, encoded by the coding sequence ATGGGGTGGTGGCTGGTCAATGCGGACACCCTCGCGGGGGGCCGGTTCGTCCTCTCCGCCCTGGCCGAGACCACCGCGAGCCTGAAGACCCTGGAGCGGGGCACGGCCGCGCACCCGGGCGAGCGCACCTGGCTCGACGTCCATCTGCCCGCCTACCGGGCGCGGTTGGCCGACGACCCGGTCACCGCGCTGCTCGTCCGGGTCGGGTTGGGGCGGGCCTGGAACGCGGACTTCCTCACCCCCACCGCGACCGGCGAGGGCGAGCAGGAGTTCGGGGACGAGGTGGCGCGGATCCGAGCCACGCCCGCCGAGGCCGCCAAGGCCGACCTGGCCGTCTCGCTGGGCGGTCCGCTCCCGGCCCTGCTGCACGGCTCAGACCTGCCGGAACGCGCCGCCGACCTGATGGAGTGGGTGTGGACGGAGACCGTGCTGCCCTACTGGCCGCGCCGCCGGCGGATCATCGAGGCCGATGTGGTCGCGCGGACGGGGCAGTTGAGCCGTGGCGGCTGGAGCGCCGCCCTGGACCACCTGCGCCCGGGGATGCGCTGGCTCGGCGAGGGCCGGCTCCAGATCAACGCGCATGACTACCCGCCGCGCGAGATCTCCGGGGCACAGCTGCTCTTCGTCCCGGTCACCCCGCGCCAGGGCTGGGTCTCCTGGGAGGACCCGCCCGCTGCCCAGCACCGGTACGCCGTGGTGTACCCCTGCTCGGGCGCGCTGGCCGAGCCGGATCCGGCGCCGGTGCCCGAACCTCTGGGCAGGCTGCTCGGGCCCGCGCGGGCGGGCGTCCTGGTCCTCCTCGGCACTCCCAAGAGCACGACGCAGCTGGTGGCGCTGACCGGCCAGGGGCTGGGGTCGGTGGGCCGCCACCTCAGGGTCCTGTTCGACGCCCGGCTGGTCGGGCGGCGACGGGTCGGGCGGTCCGTGCTCTACTACCGGACGGCCGCCGGCGACGCCCTGCTGGAGGCCCAGCAGTGA
- a CDS encoding MFS transporter gives MRTYQELFRTPEFTPFFLTASVAVAAQTVSGLALGTLIYAATGSPLLSALAMFGPSLAQLVGATTLLSAADRLPPRAAMTGLALLFGLGTAVQAVPGLPVWAAFAVLLGLGMVASLGGGVRWGLLNEILARDGYLLGRSVLNMSTGTMQICGFAVGGVLVTALSPRGTLLAGAALHLAAAAVARFGLGRRPPRATGRPSVAETWRNNALLWSAGPRRSVFLALWVPNGLIVGCESLFVPYAPRHAGLLFAFAALGMLAGDTLTGRFVPRRWRERLGAPLLLLLAVPYLVFALHPALPLAVAAVVVASVGYSASLLLQERLMSLTPEASSGHALGLHSSGMLAMQGVGAALAGAVAQRTSPSTAMAVMAVLSASVTLALAPGLRPGRRHDRTSPEPAHGEAAA, from the coding sequence ATGCGCACCTATCAGGAACTCTTCCGGACACCGGAGTTCACCCCGTTCTTCCTGACCGCTTCCGTGGCGGTGGCGGCCCAGACGGTGAGCGGCCTGGCGCTGGGCACGCTGATCTATGCGGCGACCGGTTCGCCGCTGCTCTCCGCCCTCGCCATGTTCGGCCCGTCCCTCGCCCAGCTGGTCGGTGCGACCACGCTGCTGTCGGCAGCCGACCGGCTGCCGCCGCGCGCCGCGATGACCGGCCTGGCGCTGCTCTTCGGGCTCGGCACCGCCGTTCAAGCCGTCCCCGGCCTGCCCGTGTGGGCCGCCTTCGCCGTGCTGCTGGGCCTGGGGATGGTCGCCTCGCTGGGCGGCGGAGTGCGCTGGGGACTGCTCAACGAGATCCTGGCCAGGGACGGTTACCTGCTCGGCCGCTCGGTGCTCAATATGTCCACCGGCACCATGCAGATCTGCGGGTTCGCGGTCGGCGGCGTGCTGGTGACCGCGCTGTCACCGCGCGGCACGCTGCTCGCCGGCGCCGCCCTCCACCTCGCCGCAGCGGCCGTCGCCCGGTTCGGCCTCGGCCGCCGGCCACCGCGCGCCACCGGGCGGCCGTCGGTCGCCGAGACCTGGCGGAACAACGCACTGCTCTGGTCCGCCGGGCCCCGCCGCTCCGTCTTCCTCGCCCTGTGGGTGCCCAATGGGCTGATCGTCGGCTGCGAGTCCCTGTTCGTCCCGTACGCGCCCCGGCACGCGGGACTGCTCTTCGCCTTCGCCGCGCTCGGCATGCTGGCCGGGGACACCCTGACCGGGCGGTTCGTCCCCCGTCGGTGGCGGGAACGGCTCGGTGCCCCGCTGCTTCTGCTGCTGGCCGTCCCGTATCTGGTCTTCGCCCTGCACCCGGCGCTGCCGCTCGCGGTGGCGGCGGTCGTGGTCGCGTCGGTCGGCTACTCGGCGAGCCTGCTGCTCCAGGAGCGGCTGATGTCCCTGACGCCGGAGGCGTCCAGCGGGCACGCCCTCGGGCTGCACTCCTCCGGCATGCTCGCCATGCAGGGCGTGGGCGCCGCCCTCGCGGGGGCGGTCGCGCAGCGCACCTCGCCCTCGACGGCGATGGCCGTGATGGCGGTGCTCTCCGCCTCGGTCACCCTGGCCCTGGCCCCGGGGCTGCGGCCCGGCCGCCGCCACGACCGCACCTCCCCGGAGCCCGCCCATGGGGAGGCCGCGGCCTAG
- the gndA gene encoding NADP-dependent phosphogluconate dehydrogenase, which yields MAQQARIGVTGLAVMGRNLARNFARHGHPVAVHNRTVSRTRDLVAQYGDEGVFLPAETAEQFVASLERPRRLVVMVKAGQPTDEVIEEFAPLLDRGDMIVDGGNAHFADTRRREASLRERGIHFVGTGISGGEEGALHGPSIMPGGSAESYAALGPLLEDIAAKVDGVPCCTHVGPDGAGHFVKMVHNGIEYADMQLIGEAYDLLRHVGGQKPGEIAEVFRTWNGGRLESYLVEITAEVLAHTDAATGRPFVDVVQDQAEQKGTGRWTVQIALDLGVPVSGIAEAVFARSLSGHADLRAAVRGMPGPGETWLDSAAHDRFADDVEQALYASKIVAYAQGFHQIQAGSAEYGWSIEPGAMATIWRGGCIIRARFLDRIRAAYESRPDLPTLLADDYFAEALGGAQDSWRRVVSTAAQLGVPVPGFSAALAYYDGLRAERLPAALIQGQRDFFGAHTYRRVDREGSFHTMWGEDRREVEA from the coding sequence ATGGCGCAGCAGGCACGCATCGGGGTCACCGGACTGGCGGTCATGGGCCGCAATCTGGCGCGCAACTTCGCCCGCCACGGGCATCCGGTGGCGGTGCACAACCGGACGGTCTCCCGGACCAGGGATCTGGTGGCGCAGTACGGCGACGAGGGGGTGTTCCTGCCGGCCGAGACGGCGGAGCAGTTCGTCGCCTCGCTGGAGCGGCCCCGGCGGCTCGTGGTGATGGTCAAGGCGGGGCAGCCCACGGACGAGGTGATCGAGGAGTTCGCGCCGCTGCTGGACCGGGGCGACATGATCGTGGACGGCGGCAACGCCCACTTCGCGGACACCCGGCGGCGGGAGGCATCGCTGCGGGAGCGCGGCATCCACTTTGTCGGGACCGGGATCTCCGGCGGCGAGGAGGGCGCGCTGCACGGGCCGTCCATCATGCCGGGCGGCTCGGCGGAGTCGTACGCGGCGCTGGGCCCGCTGCTGGAGGACATCGCCGCCAAGGTGGACGGGGTGCCCTGCTGCACGCATGTGGGCCCGGACGGGGCCGGGCACTTTGTGAAGATGGTGCACAACGGCATCGAGTACGCCGATATGCAGCTGATCGGTGAGGCGTACGACCTGCTGCGGCATGTGGGCGGGCAGAAGCCGGGCGAGATCGCCGAGGTGTTCCGGACCTGGAACGGCGGGCGGTTGGAGTCGTACCTGGTGGAGATCACCGCCGAGGTGCTGGCGCACACGGACGCGGCGACCGGCCGGCCGTTCGTGGACGTGGTGCAGGACCAGGCCGAGCAGAAGGGCACCGGCCGGTGGACGGTGCAGATCGCGCTGGACCTGGGCGTGCCGGTGAGCGGTATCGCCGAGGCCGTCTTCGCCCGGTCGCTCTCCGGCCACGCCGATCTGCGGGCGGCGGTGCGCGGTATGCCCGGCCCCGGGGAGACCTGGCTGGACAGCGCGGCGCACGACCGGTTCGCGGACGATGTGGAGCAGGCGCTGTACGCGTCGAAGATCGTCGCGTATGCGCAGGGGTTCCACCAGATCCAGGCGGGCAGCGCCGAGTACGGATGGTCGATCGAGCCGGGGGCGATGGCCACCATCTGGCGGGGCGGCTGCATCATCCGGGCCCGGTTCCTGGACCGCATCCGGGCGGCGTACGAGAGCCGGCCGGACCTGCCGACGCTGCTCGCGGACGACTACTTCGCGGAGGCGCTGGGCGGGGCGCAGGACTCCTGGCGGCGGGTGGTCTCCACGGCGGCGCAGCTGGGGGTGCCGGTGCCGGGCTTCTCGGCGGCGCTGGCGTACTACGACGGGCTGCGGGCGGAGCGGCTGCCGGCGGCGCTGATCCAGGGGCAGCGGGACTTCTTCGGGGCGCACACCTATCGGCGGGTGGACCGGGAGGGGTCGTTCCACACGATGTGGGGCGAGGACCGGCGGGAGGTCGAAGCCTGA
- a CDS encoding LamB/YcsF family protein encodes MADTVIDLNADLGEGFGRWTLTDDEALLSVVTSANVACGFHAGDPTTMRRVCGWAAERGVRIGAQVSYRDLAGFGRRAMEVPPEELADEIAYQIGALEVFARAAGSRVAYVKPHGALYNRVVADGGQAAAVVAGVVRAGALGAASGGGPLPVLGLPGSELLRAAGAAGLPVVAEAFADRAYTAAGTLVPRGRPGAVVEDAEAVLVRAVRMARDGQVTAATGEEVPVRARSLCVHGDTPGAAALAVRLREALTAAGVRVEPFV; translated from the coding sequence ATGGCGGACACGGTGATCGATCTCAACGCGGATCTGGGCGAGGGGTTCGGGCGTTGGACCCTGACCGACGACGAGGCGCTGCTGTCGGTGGTGACCAGCGCCAATGTGGCCTGCGGCTTCCACGCCGGGGACCCGACGACGATGCGCCGGGTCTGCGGGTGGGCGGCCGAGCGGGGGGTGCGGATCGGCGCGCAGGTCTCCTACCGGGACCTGGCCGGGTTCGGGCGGCGGGCGATGGAGGTGCCGCCGGAGGAGCTTGCGGACGAGATCGCGTACCAGATCGGCGCATTGGAGGTGTTCGCCCGGGCGGCCGGGTCGCGGGTGGCCTATGTCAAGCCGCATGGGGCGCTGTACAACCGGGTGGTGGCGGACGGCGGGCAGGCGGCGGCCGTGGTCGCGGGCGTGGTGCGGGCCGGTGCGCTGGGCGCTGCGTCGGGCGGCGGTCCGCTGCCGGTGCTGGGGCTGCCCGGCTCCGAACTGCTGCGGGCGGCGGGCGCGGCGGGGCTGCCGGTGGTGGCCGAGGCGTTCGCCGACCGCGCGTACACGGCGGCGGGGACGCTGGTGCCGCGCGGGCGTCCCGGGGCGGTGGTGGAGGACGCCGAAGCGGTGCTGGTCCGCGCGGTGCGGATGGCCCGGGACGGGCAGGTCACCGCGGCGACGGGCGAGGAGGTGCCGGTCCGCGCCAGGTCGCTCTGCGTACACGGCGACACCCCGGGCGCTGCGGCGCTGGCGGTGCGGCTGCGGGAGGCGTTGACGGCGGCGGGTGTGCGGGTCGAGCCGTTTGTGTAG
- a CDS encoding helix-turn-helix domain-containing protein — MSLTTGPAPTATAGTATAVGTATAADGAGVGPLLRQWRLRRRLSQLDLALTADSSARHISFIENGRSRPSRAMVLRLAEHLGVPLRERNSLLVAAGYAPAYRESSFHDPDDPAMAAVRSAVDTLLRGHQPYPAVVLDATHDVLAANSGMAALLGGVHEQLLRPPLNLIRVALHPQGLAPRIANLGQVRRHLLERVERHLAIRETEPLRRLHTEVSRYPGPDEDDDDGGSTPSAPAVALPVRLRTAHGELAFVSTIATFNSPLDVAVSELAIEFFLPADPATAQIVRREFPSAG; from the coding sequence GTGTCCCTGACCACCGGCCCCGCGCCGACCGCCACCGCCGGCACCGCGACCGCCGTCGGCACCGCGACCGCCGCCGACGGTGCCGGGGTCGGCCCACTGCTCCGCCAGTGGCGCCTGCGCCGCCGCCTCAGCCAGCTGGACCTCGCGCTCACCGCCGACAGCTCGGCCCGGCACATCAGCTTCATCGAGAACGGCCGCTCCCGGCCCAGCCGCGCGATGGTGCTCCGGCTCGCCGAGCACCTCGGGGTACCGCTGCGCGAGCGAAACTCCCTGCTGGTCGCCGCCGGCTATGCACCCGCCTACCGCGAGTCGTCGTTCCACGACCCCGACGACCCGGCGATGGCGGCCGTCCGCTCCGCCGTCGACACGCTGCTGCGCGGCCACCAGCCGTACCCGGCCGTGGTCCTGGACGCCACCCACGATGTGCTCGCCGCCAACAGCGGCATGGCCGCGCTGCTCGGGGGCGTCCACGAACAACTGCTGCGGCCGCCGCTCAACCTCATCCGGGTCGCCCTGCACCCGCAGGGGCTGGCGCCCCGGATCGCCAACCTGGGCCAGGTCCGCCGCCATCTGCTGGAGCGCGTCGAACGGCATCTCGCGATCCGGGAGACCGAGCCGCTGCGCCGCCTCCATACCGAGGTCAGCCGCTATCCCGGGCCCGACGAGGATGACGACGACGGCGGTTCGACCCCCTCGGCCCCTGCGGTGGCCCTGCCGGTACGGCTGCGCACCGCACACGGCGAGCTGGCCTTCGTCAGCACCATCGCCACCTTCAACAGCCCGCTGGACGTGGCCGTCTCGGAGCTGGCCATCGAGTTCTTCCTGCCCGCCGACCCGGCCACCGCCCAGATCGTCCGCCGGGAATTCCCCTCCGCCGGGTGA
- a CDS encoding four-helix bundle copper-binding protein, which yields MQQTGGMTRMSKEMQECVDMCLACHSICEETMSYCLQQGGQMDAQIMRALMDCTDMTRMCADMMMRRSPLSAEMCGMCARACEMCVEACKSMPNDAQLTRCAEICRKCAQMCRSMADVRA from the coding sequence ATGCAGCAGACCGGCGGAATGACCCGGATGAGCAAGGAGATGCAGGAGTGCGTGGACATGTGCCTCGCGTGCCACAGCATCTGCGAGGAGACCATGAGCTACTGCCTCCAGCAGGGCGGGCAGATGGACGCGCAGATCATGCGCGCGCTCATGGACTGCACGGACATGACCCGGATGTGCGCGGACATGATGATGCGCAGGTCGCCGCTGAGTGCGGAGATGTGCGGCATGTGCGCGCGGGCCTGTGAGATGTGCGTCGAGGCGTGCAAGTCCATGCCCAACGACGCGCAGCTCACGCGGTGCGCCGAGATCTGTCGCAAGTGCGCGCAGATGTGTCGCTCGATGGCGGACGTACGCGCCTGA
- a CDS encoding glycerol-3-phosphate dehydrogenase/oxidase, protein MATIPTQGAHRAAGRAQSRALLSSTTYDLLVIGGGILGTAVAWTAAQSGLKVAMVDAGDFAGATSSASSKLVHGGLRYLQTGAVRLVAENHKERRALATDIAPHLVTPLTFFVPVYRGGPHSAPKLGAGVFLYSALSAFRDGMGRVSTAAHAAQQVAALRTEGLRSVAVYGDHQMNDSRVAVMTVRAAVDAGAVVLNHAEVTGLRFTGGRVTGAEARDRLDGTEFGVDARLVLNATGPWVDHLRRLEDPGAAPSIRLSKGAHVVLRRRAPWRAALTIPIDKYRVSFAIPWEDHVLLGTTDEEYTGDPAEVRATDADLDQILGEAGHAVRDEHLDRSLITYAFAGLRVLPGGPGGTAAARRETVVTEGSGGMLSVAGGKWTTYRHIGRTVLEKLKHVPGAGLSEEMADFPRTVPLPGVGAPDAVAHRLLADREPGARMEPLVARHLASHYGTFSFDIARLIADDPALGAPVHADGPDVWAQVAFAVDREWACTVDDVLRRRTTMTVRGLDTPEVRDRVEKFLAGRRRAHPS, encoded by the coding sequence ATGGCCACCATCCCGACCCAGGGCGCCCACCGCGCCGCCGGCCGCGCACAGTCCCGCGCACTCCTCAGCAGCACCACCTACGACCTGCTTGTCATCGGCGGCGGCATCCTCGGCACCGCCGTCGCCTGGACCGCCGCCCAGTCCGGGCTGAAGGTCGCCATGGTCGACGCCGGTGACTTCGCCGGCGCCACCTCCAGCGCCTCCTCCAAGCTCGTCCACGGCGGCCTGCGCTACCTCCAGACCGGCGCCGTCAGGCTCGTCGCCGAGAACCACAAGGAACGCCGGGCGCTGGCCACCGACATCGCCCCGCACCTGGTCACCCCGCTGACCTTCTTCGTCCCCGTCTACAGGGGCGGCCCGCACAGCGCGCCCAAGCTCGGCGCCGGGGTCTTCCTGTACTCGGCGCTGTCCGCCTTCCGCGACGGCATGGGCCGGGTCTCCACCGCCGCCCACGCCGCCCAGCAGGTGGCCGCGCTGCGCACCGAGGGCCTGCGGTCGGTGGCCGTCTACGGCGACCACCAGATGAACGACTCCCGGGTCGCCGTAATGACCGTGCGCGCCGCCGTCGACGCGGGCGCCGTGGTGCTCAACCACGCCGAGGTCACCGGACTGCGCTTCACCGGCGGCCGGGTCACCGGCGCCGAGGCCAGGGACCGGCTGGACGGTACCGAGTTCGGCGTGGACGCCCGGCTGGTGCTCAACGCCACCGGTCCCTGGGTGGACCACCTGCGCCGCCTGGAGGACCCCGGCGCTGCACCCAGCATCCGGCTCTCCAAGGGCGCCCATGTGGTCCTCAGGCGCCGCGCGCCATGGCGGGCCGCGCTCACCATCCCGATCGACAAGTACCGCGTCTCCTTTGCCATCCCGTGGGAGGACCACGTCCTGCTCGGCACCACCGACGAGGAGTACACCGGCGACCCGGCCGAGGTCCGCGCCACCGACGCCGACCTGGACCAGATCCTCGGCGAGGCCGGGCACGCCGTCCGCGACGAGCACCTGGACCGGTCGCTGATCACCTATGCCTTCGCCGGTCTGCGGGTGCTGCCCGGCGGACCCGGCGGCACCGCCGCCGCCAGGCGCGAGACCGTGGTCACCGAAGGCAGCGGCGGCATGCTCTCGGTCGCCGGCGGCAAGTGGACCACCTACCGGCACATCGGCCGCACCGTGCTGGAGAAGCTGAAGCACGTCCCCGGCGCCGGGCTCTCCGAGGAGATGGCCGACTTCCCCAGGACGGTGCCGCTGCCGGGCGTCGGTGCGCCCGACGCCGTCGCCCACCGGCTGCTGGCCGACCGGGAGCCCGGCGCCCGGATGGAACCGCTGGTCGCCAGGCATCTGGCCTCCCACTACGGCACCTTCTCCTTTGACATCGCCCGGCTGATCGCCGACGACCCGGCGCTGGGCGCACCCGTCCACGCCGACGGACCGGACGTCTGGGCCCAGGTCGCCTTCGCGGTCGACCGCGAGTGGGCCTGCACCGTGGACGACGTGCTGCGCCGGCGCACCACCATGACCGTGCGCGGCCTGGACACCCCCGAGGTCCGGGACCGGGTCGAGAAGTTCCTGGCCGGGCGCCGCCGGGCGCACCCGAGCTGA
- the glpK gene encoding glycerol kinase GlpK, giving the protein MTTTGSYIAAIDQGTTSSRCIVFGADGRIVSVEQQEHRQIFPQPGWVEHDGAEIWTRVRSVIRGALEKAQLTRADIRAIGITNQRETTLLWDRRTGKPVHNALVWQDTRTEGLCRELGREVGQDRFRGETGLPLAAYFAGPKIRWLLDNVAGLRERAQAGDILFGTMDTWVIWNLTGGPDGGVHVTDVTNASRTMLMNLHTLEWDERIAESMGVPLSVLPEIRSSAEVYGHAVGELAGVPVASALGDQQAALFGQTCFSEGEAKSTYGTGTFLLLNTGERVVDSHHGLLTTVGYRIGKGRPVYALEGSIAVTGSLVQWLRDQLGIISTAAEIETLASTVEDNGGAYIVPAFSGLFAPYWRSDARGVITGLTRYVTKAHLARAVLEATAWQTREVVDAMRKDSGVELTALKVDGGMTSDDLLMQIVADVLGAPVERPQVAETTALGAAYAAGLAVGFWPDLETLRANWHRAAEWTPRMDQATRDREYRNWLKAVERTMGWVEDDQPAPQS; this is encoded by the coding sequence ATGACCACCACCGGCAGCTATATCGCCGCGATCGACCAGGGCACCACATCGAGCCGCTGCATCGTCTTCGGCGCCGACGGCCGCATCGTCTCCGTGGAGCAGCAGGAGCACCGCCAGATCTTCCCGCAGCCCGGCTGGGTCGAGCACGACGGCGCGGAGATCTGGACCCGGGTGCGGTCGGTGATCCGCGGCGCACTGGAGAAGGCCCAGCTGACCAGGGCCGACATCCGCGCCATCGGCATCACCAACCAGCGCGAGACCACCCTGCTCTGGGACCGCCGTACCGGCAAGCCGGTCCACAACGCCCTGGTGTGGCAGGACACCCGCACCGAGGGCCTCTGCCGGGAACTCGGCCGCGAGGTCGGCCAGGACCGCTTCCGCGGTGAGACCGGGCTGCCGCTGGCCGCCTACTTCGCCGGTCCCAAGATCCGCTGGCTGCTGGACAATGTCGCCGGTCTGCGCGAGCGCGCCCAGGCCGGCGACATCCTCTTCGGCACCATGGACACCTGGGTGATCTGGAACCTCACCGGCGGCCCGGACGGCGGCGTCCATGTCACCGATGTCACCAACGCCTCCCGCACCATGCTGATGAACCTTCACACCCTGGAGTGGGACGAGCGGATCGCCGAGTCGATGGGCGTACCGCTCTCGGTGCTTCCCGAGATCCGCTCCTCCGCCGAGGTCTACGGCCATGCGGTGGGCGAACTGGCCGGGGTGCCCGTCGCCTCCGCCCTGGGCGACCAGCAGGCGGCGCTCTTCGGCCAGACCTGCTTCAGCGAGGGCGAGGCCAAGTCCACCTACGGCACCGGCACCTTTCTGCTGCTCAACACCGGCGAACGGGTCGTCGACTCCCACCACGGCCTGCTCACCACCGTCGGCTACCGGATCGGCAAGGGGCGCCCGGTCTACGCCCTGGAGGGCTCCATCGCCGTCACCGGCTCGCTGGTGCAGTGGCTCCGCGACCAGTTGGGCATCATCTCCACCGCCGCCGAGATCGAGACCCTCGCCTCCACCGTCGAGGACAACGGAGGCGCCTACATCGTGCCCGCCTTCTCCGGGCTCTTCGCCCCGTACTGGCGCTCCGACGCACGAGGGGTGATCACCGGGCTGACCCGGTATGTCACCAAGGCCCATCTGGCCCGCGCCGTCCTGGAGGCCACCGCCTGGCAGACCCGCGAGGTCGTCGACGCCATGCGGAAGGACTCCGGGGTGGAGCTCACCGCCCTCAAGGTCGACGGCGGCATGACCTCCGACGACCTGCTGATGCAGATCGTCGCCGACGTCCTCGGGGCCCCCGTGGAGCGGCCCCAGGTCGCCGAGACCACCGCCCTCGGGGCCGCCTATGCGGCCGGGTTGGCCGTCGGCTTCTGGCCCGACCTGGAGACGCTGAGGGCCAACTGGCACCGCGCCGCCGAGTGGACACCGCGCATGGACCAGGCCACCCGCGACCGCGAGTACCGGAACTGGCTCAAGGCCGTCGAGCGGACCATGGGCTGGGTCGAGGACGACCAGCCCGCCCCGCAGAGCTGA